GTATGTTTGTGATGCGTGTGTGCATGTATGTGTGTGATGCGTGTATGTGTACGTGTGTACGAGTACGCGGATGTGCTGTGTGTGTATGTGTACGTGTATACGTGTAAACGAGTGTACGCATGAGTGCGATGTGTCTATGATAAACTATCCTCATATGTCATGTGTTTTATGCAAATATAGCAATCCAATATACTACCAAAGTTTAGAAAACATGTTAGCTTTGTAAACTTTATCTCTTCTTTTGTTATAACAAGTTTTTAGCAATACAAAgactgttgaagatgctcttacccGTTTAGGTTTGTATACAAAGACTGTTGAACgatatttttgtttgtttgttgatAGCTTACCAGTCTTGCCGCCTGTTTACGGAGAGATGGTAccgagagcatctccaacagaagcgctaCATAAGCGACGCGCGGTATAAAAACTGCTTTTAGCGCGCGCGGACCCGATTTGGAATCTCCAGCAGCCGCACAAAAAGCACGCGCGCTATAACTAATGCAGTGCGTGCATTAAAAAGGCATAGCGCGCAGCATATTTAGTGCGTTCGGTCGCGCGCGCTGCAAACTCTGGGCTGCTGCAAATGCGACCGCTTGATTGAGAACGCTCGACTCGCGCGCAGCATATTTTGCAGCGCTTGTTGGAGCAAACGTTTTCTAGCGTCCTAAAAAAACTACTTGCGCGCTGTAAACCCGTTTTTTGAGCGCCGCGCattgggcggctgttggagatgctctgataCGTGATGACTGATGAAGTGAAGATGCTGCCTTCGAATTGTTCTCTATGAGACTCACAACAAGCGCACTATAGTACGTACAAGTCATAACATAAACATAGGCTGCATCGGTGCATATACAAAGCATTCTGCCTACATGTTAAACTGTGTCTTACAGGATCTAACCAACCAACAATGCACAACAACTCATTCCAAATGATCTTCACTCACTAGTCACTAGTGACCCTTGTTGTCAGCACGCTCGCCGCCCCCTTCTCCCCAGCCGTCCTCGAGCGGCATGTCCGGCATCACCTTCTTCCAGAACCAGTGCTTCCTCCACAGCAGCACCATCTCCTCGATGGGCACGCCCTTGGTCTCCGGCAGGAAGACGTAGACGAACACGGTCATGACCGTGATCCaggcggcgaagaagaggaagatgcCGAACTTGAAGGCGCAGAGCATGGACAGGAACGCCTGCGCGATGACGAAGGTGAAGAAGAGGTTGACGGCCACCGTGATGCTCTGCCCCGCCGACCGCGTCTCCAGCGGGAAGATCTCGCTCGGCACCGTCCACCCCAGTGGCCCCCACGACCACCCGAACGCCATCACGAAGAGGcagatcaccaccaccaccacgatcGAGTAGCTCCGCGACAGCTGCTTGTCCGTCCCGAACTTCACCCCGAGTATCACCGCCACGATCACCTGCATGCGCGCAAATGCCATGGCGTGAGACATGAATTGTGATTAGCAGTTTGTATGTGCGTTGTGTTGTCTCAAGTCTCAACCTGGCAAACGATCATCTGGATGCCGCCGCTGATGAGGAGCTTCCTCCGGCCGAGGCGGTCGACGGTGGCGATGGAGATGAGGGTAGACAAGAAGAGCACCGCGCCGGTGATCACGGAGGAGTAGAGCGACGCGCTGGCGCCGAAGCCCATGGTCTGGAACAGCACCGGCGCGTAGAACAGGATGGAGTTGATGCCCGTCAGGATCTGGAACGccggcatgcacacggccatcaccAGCTGCGGCCGGTTGCGCGGCTCGAGGATGTTCCGGAACGGGTTCTTGATGGTGTTCGCCAGCTCGCTGGCCTCCGACATGTCCATGAACTCGGCGTCGACGTCCGCCGTGCCGCGGATGCGCTCCAGGATGCGCCGGCCCTCCTCGGCGCGCCCGCGCTCGATGAGGCTGTTGGGCGTCTCCGGCAGGAGCAGCCCGCCGACGGTCATCAGcagcgccggcgccgccgcgaggcCGAGCGAGAGGCGCCAACCCCAGGGCTTGAGGTTCTGCGTGCCGTAGTTGACCATGTTCGCCGTGAAGATGCCGAGCGTCGTCGCGAGCTGGAACATCATGTTCAGCCCGCCTCGGAGGTGCGCCGGCGCCATCTCCGACAGGTACAGCGGCACACCCTGCACCAACCAACAAGCACTACATTGTAAGAGCCAGTGCAACCAGACGCACTCTCGGTGTGGGTAGGCGAGAATTTGACGTATACCTGATTGCCGAAACCGATGCCAACGCCGAGCATGATACGACCGAGGATCAGCATCTCAAGGTTCACGGCCGCCACGTTGAGGATCGCGCCGATGAGGAAGCTGATGCCGCCGCAGACAATGCTGGCGCGTCGGCCGTAGTTCCTcgtcaccggcgaggcgacgaggGAGGAGACCAGGCCGGCCAGGTACAGAGAGGAGGTGAATGCCGAGAGGCCCTGGTTGTCGTACTTGCAGTAGTTGTTCTGGTGGCCGGAGTTCTTCCGCCGGAACACCACCGGGAAGAACTTCTCCAGGAATGGGTCCATGGAGGTCACTCCTCCTGCAAACATTCGGCAGAGTCAGAACAGATTTCCTGAAGTAATCCCTGGTAAAACTAAAACAGCTATTTTTTTCAGATTCAGAGACAGTAAATTTTCATCTAAAACTTTAGGAAATGGAATCTGAATACTGATATGTAACGTTACAAGCTTCAGATGATTTTATTGCCTAGTGGACATGTTTGCATGTCCAAAAAATTATTAGGCATTGTTGACAGAATCACAACATTTACTGTTCAGACTTTAGACACTGAACTATTATTTAGCTGAATTAGTATCATACACTGTTCTACTTATACAACATTACATAAGTTTTACACGCAAAAAAAAAACCTTGCATATTTTTTTTGGTGAGTGAACATTACATAAGCTTGAAGAACAAATTAATCTAACAGTTCCACACACAAACTCAAATGCGGACTTTCTTTCAGGTAACTCGAATTTACTACCCCCCGTTTCAGtattataagacgttttagatatTCCAATATACACTAGATACTgagtaaaatgagtgaacaaacttGTGAACTGAGCCTTCCGTCAAaaactgttttttttcttttttttagctaTGTTCTGAATCTGGGTTTGAAATTTTGCAAAATACGATAGATGCATATTTCATCAATGCTAATTCAGATTATTTTTTTTCTACGTCTTCTAATAGGTTTTAGCGAGTTTTAGAGCGCACCGCCTGAACGATAAAGGTTGGGTGTAATTTTGATTTACGAGCTCTAAGAAGTTTTAGCGAGTTAGAGTGCATCCGTTGCACCACAAAAGCTGGGCGTGTTTCAAATGTGACCAACATCAAAGGAACAAAGGAAAATAAATCAGATTATGAATAGTTGCTAATTCAAACTGAGTTGTAAATTGGGCCCAATAACACTACCAAACtttgtattttttttcctttttaggctATTTTGAAAGATGTATATTGCGTCCATGCTAATCGGCTGCACAAGTTGAACCAAACAATTCAGGAGTCGTGACGCCAGTCTCATTGTGTAATGAATCCCATCCCGGTTTCTGCAAGACTTTCAGCTGACAAGTGGGACCCTTGTTGTCATCCCCCCTCTTTCTCTCCTAACTGACGTCAGTAGCCGGGTTGCAAGTCAAACTCTTGTAGATGACGATACGAtcgatctatctaggagaagcgcCGAGCGGAAACGGACGGCCGCACGGTGATATCATCATCAGCCTGAATTGAAAGCCGATAGATAAGCTTGGCGGAGCGCCGAACACGACTCTGAATTTTGCAACGTCTCGCGTGTCGGCTTCTCCACTGCATTAGTCGCTCTATAAACCAAATTCACCACTCCGTACACAATGATCGCGTCGACCCATCCAGCACCCACGGAAGTGGATGATTGGATGAATGATTGGCCTCGTCGCGTCGGAGATGGGAAAAAGATGAACCGTCGTGTTCATCTGATACACCACTGAATCAAGAAATCCTGCAGTCCTACTGCTGTTTGCTTTTGACATGGTAGGCCTGTTCGCTTCCATGTCCATGTGTGTTGCGGGCTTGGCAGTCAGTGGTGGGAGGCAGACAGACAGGTCACGATCTGCTAGCGACCTAGGCGCGGGAGGGACCGACGAGCGACGCACACCGCCGGCACTAGCTCCAAATCAAGGAGGGGCCACGGTTACTGGAAGAAACGTACTGTGTGTGACATGTTACTGATGTTCGTGGAGCAGGACAAGCTCTTCTTTCTTCCGATGGCCCATGGCGAGAAGCAGCCACACCATACACGGAAACACAGCAGAGCGCCGACGAGCGGAGATACGGAACAAGACAAGACGGTGGGTGGATGGAGTCACTGCTGAGGTGAGGTGGGTGTGGGGGTGTGAGCAGGACTTACCGGAGATCCCGATGTCGTAGCCGAAGATGGAGCCcccgacggcggcgacgaggcaggcCATGGCGACGGCGAGCGTCATGCGGCCCTTGTActcggccgccctctccttcttcACGCCCAGCGCGGCCATGCCGCCGCCCGCCATGCTCTCTCCTCGAAGCTctgcgcctcgcctcgcctcccctcctctcctctgcaAGAACCGAGGCGAGGGGAGAAGAACTCACGCTCGCCACACGGAAGCAATGCTTCAACCAACTACAATCCTGCAGCTATATATACAGATATCTCTCCCCTTGGCCTTGGCTCTCTTGGCTTGCTTCCCTCTCCTTGTATGTCCGGGATGCGAAGCGGGTGGTGAGGTCTCTTGTACAATTAAGTGAGGGAACGGGCTGGCGGCGATTTCTTGCATAAAATTAAGGCCGGAGGCAGCAACATGCCGTGCATTGAAGACGATAAGCAGCCAGCCCCTCCCGCGCCCCGGCCGTTGACGTTGACCCCTATCCTGCGGCGCGGGCCCGCTGTCAGTCACCCAGACGCAACTCGGCGGCCGACGTTTGCAGATGGATACACAACCCCACAACGAgcgctgccagcctctccacgctCCAGCTCCAACCGGCCCCGATAAAATCTACCCGGGGCTCCGACCGCATGAATCAGTAAGATATGCTCGGCCAAGTGGGCAATTGGTTGACTTGGAGTGACATCTCAGCAAATTAAATCGCTTCTAAATTCACAGTTGGTTGGCTGCTCACTGCGGTACGTATTACAGCGGCGATCGAGCTGGCCGTCGTGGAGTCTTGCGGCCGGCATGCCAGTGATGCCACGTTTGCGACGGCTTGGTTTGCCCGGGTCAAATCCATGTGTGCGCGCGCGCGGCTGCGGTGCATACGTGCGCGCAAGTTGTAGCGTGGGGACCATAGGTTTTGTTCAATGTAGTAGTACCatgcatatacatacatacatacatacacagtaAGCAACCACGTAACTACGTACGCACGCACGTACTCCATTTCGGCTACGAGCAGACGTGACATGCGGTGCAACAGCTCTCACAATAAATCCCATACAGCATTCGAGAGAGTGGCAGGTCACCACTCATACATGTACCTACAAATACAAACACGTATCTCCCTCCCGAAAGGCGAAGCAGCATCTGACTGATCTGAATTTTTCTCCCCTGCCTGCCTGTAGTGCGCAGGCAAATCATGAGATCCTTTTAGGTGCTCTCGGTGCCTCGAGAATGGTCATTAAGGGCGTGAGTGTCGCAATGCTTGGCGTCCTCTCAGCTTTTTGAAAAGCCCTACTGCGTCGTTGCCATGCCTCCCCGTCAGACACCAACAAGCTCCAGCTCCTCGCAAGGTCCAGAAAGAAGCCTCGCCCCTCTTGAAGACATTTTATCGTGATTCGTGGGCGTCGATCGTTGCTGCTCCTGCTGGCTTTGTGGCCTCGACGGATATCCCAGTGCGGCCTGCCTTGGAGCGGCAGGCTGAGCTGCTTCGCTCTGAGCTCCTTGGTATGGCTTCCTTCCAGCTTGAGGAGATGGTCCAGCCTCTGCGTGATGTCATTGACTCCATGCCAGGTTGGATGCTGCGGATGGAGAGCTTCATGGAGCGTGTTGAGGCTGCACTAGGCGAGCTCTCCATGGCACCGCCTGTGTTGCAGACGGCTCATGTATTGCGCCCCTTTGGTTGTGCCTGATGACAACTTCGAGGTCGAGAAGGGAGCCGAGCTTCATGGTCGTTTCTCCCCTCGTGCTAGAGCATGTTTGCCGGTGTCACCCTCTGAAGGACTGGACAATGATGTGGTTGTTACTTCGGTGCTGCAGATCATGCCTGAGCTGCGGGAGTTGTGTGGGGGCTCGGTTCTGCCTCTATCTGTCGAACAACTGAAGGTAGACCCTTCCGAGATCTCGATTGTGGCTTTACCGCCATCATCACCCCTGGAGTCTAGCCAGATACTTGATGCCGAG
This window of the Triticum aestivum cultivar Chinese Spring chromosome 5D, IWGSC CS RefSeq v2.1, whole genome shotgun sequence genome carries:
- the LOC123121646 gene encoding sugar transport protein 7, with translation MAGGGMAALGVKKERAAEYKGRMTLAVAMACLVAAVGGSIFGYDIGISGGVTSMDPFLEKFFPVVFRRKNSGHQNNYCKYDNQGLSAFTSSLYLAGLVSSLVASPVTRNYGRRASIVCGGISFLIGAILNVAAVNLEMLILGRIMLGVGIGFGNQGVPLYLSEMAPAHLRGGLNMMFQLATTLGIFTANMVNYGTQNLKPWGWRLSLGLAAAPALLMTVGGLLLPETPNSLIERGRAEEGRRILERIRGTADVDAEFMDMSEASELANTIKNPFRNILEPRNRPQLVMAVCMPAFQILTGINSILFYAPVLFQTMGFGASASLYSSVITGAVLFLSTLISIATVDRLGRRKLLISGGIQMIVCQVIVAVILGVKFGTDKQLSRSYSIVVVVVICLFVMAFGWSWGPLGWTVPSEIFPLETRSAGQSITVAVNLFFTFVIAQAFLSMLCAFKFGIFLFFAAWITVMTVFVYVFLPETKGVPIEEMVLLWRKHWFWKKVMPDMPLEDGWGEGGGERADNKGH